In Camelina sativa cultivar DH55 chromosome 16, Cs, whole genome shotgun sequence, a single window of DNA contains:
- the LOC104750454 gene encoding probable S-adenosylmethionine-dependent methyltransferase At5g38780, whose translation MSPTPEWVMMGGEDAESYKKHSAYQRALVEAANEKINEVISASLSLDMISNGFSVADFGCASGPNTFVAVQTIIDAVEDKYRKETGQNPVDNIEFQVLFNDLSNNDFNSLFRTLPSDRSYYSAGVPASFFDRVLPKQSLHIGVMNYAFQFISKVTKAILDQDSPMWNRDIHCTGFNSKVKKAYLDQYLVDTKNILDARAEELVPGGLMLILGSCLKDGMKMSETYRGIVLDLIGASLNDLAHQGIIEQEKVDSFNIRLYIAEEGELRQIIEENGKFTVEAFEDINQPIEESSDPKIFVASSRAALGGILSAHFGAEAMRKAFELVEVKAQQNFSRIENAKPGMQYLIVLRKN comes from the exons atgtCTCCTACTCCAGAATGGGTCATGATGGGAGGAGAAGATGCTGAGAGTTACAAGAAGCATTCCGCATATCAG AGAGCTTTGGTGGAAGCGGCAAATGAAAAGATAAACGAAGTGATCTCAGCGAGCCTTAGTCTCGATATGATTTCAAATGGGTTTAGTGTAGCCGATTTCGGCTGTGCGAGTGGACCTAACACTTTTGTGGCAGTCCAAACCATAATAGATGCTGTGGAAGACAAATACCGTAAGGAAACCGGACAAAACCCCGTGGATAACATCGAGTTCCAAGTCCTCTTCAACGACTTAAGCAATAACGATTTCAACTCTCTCTTCCGGACACTTCCCTCGGACAGGAGTTATTATAGCGCCGGTGTTCCAGCTTCTTTCTTCGACCGGGTTCTTCCTAAGCAGAGTCTCCACATCGGAGTCATGAATTACGCTTTTCAATTCATCTCAAAAGTTACGAAAGCGATCTTGGACCAGGACTCTCCCATGTGGAACAGAGACATCCATTGCACCGGCTTCAACAGCAAGGTGAAGAAAGCTTATCTCGATCAGTACTTGGTCGACACCAAGAATATATTGGATGCTCGAGCTGAAGAGCTCGTGCCCGGGGGATTGATGTTGATTTTAGGATCATGTCTTAAAGACGGTATGAAGATGTCGGAAACCTATAGAGGAATAGTCCTGGATTTAATTGGAGCTTCTTTAAATGATCTTGCTCATCAGGGTATCATCGAGCAAGAGAAGGTGGACTCTTTCAACATCAGACTCTACATTGCAGAGGAAGGCGAGTTGAGGCAAATCATAGAGGAGAACGGGAAGTTCACAGTTGAGGCTTTCGAGGATATCAATCAGCCCATCGAGGAGTCATCAGATCCCAAAATCTTTGTAGCCTCCTCTAGGGCTGCCTTAGGTGGTATACTATCCGCACATTTTGGAGCCGAAGCTATGAGAAAAGCCTTTGAGCTCGTTGAGGTCAAGGCACAACAAAACTTTTCTCGCATCGAGAATGCCAAACCCGGAATGCAATACCTCATTGTACTTCGCAAGAACTAA
- the LOC104750455 gene encoding probable histone chaperone ASF1A produces MSAINITNVAVLDNPAPFVSPFQFEISYECLNSLKDDLEWKLIYVGSAEDETYDQLLESVLVGPVNVGNYRFVLQADPPDPSRIREEDIIGVTVLLLTCSYMGQEFMRVGYYVNNDYEDEQLREEPPTKVLIDKVQRNILSDKPRVTKFPINFHPEDEQTAAATAAPPPEPSNEQQQQPDVNGEALVLPDQPPIPEPQES; encoded by the exons atgaGTGCTATCAACATCACCAACGTCGCCGTCTTGGATAATCCTGCTCCTTTCGTTAGCCCTTTTCAGTTCGAGATCTCTTACGAGTGTTTGAACTCTCTCAAAGACG ATTTGGAATGGAAACTGATCTATGTAGGCTCAGCAGAAGATGAGACTTATGATCAACTTCTAGAGAGTGTTCTTGTAGGACCTGTTAATGTTGGCAACTACCGGTTCGTTTTGCAG gcGGATCCTCCGGATCCGTCAAGGATTCGTGAAGAAGACATCATTGGTGTCACTGTGCTGTTGTTGACATGTTCTTACATGGGTCAAGAATTCATGAGAGTTGGGTATTACGTGAACAATGACTACGAGGATGAGCAACTCAGGGAAGAGCCTCCAACTAAGGTTTTGATTGATAAAGTCCAGAGGAACATACTTTCAGACAAGCCTAGAGTGACTAAATTCCCTATTAATTTCCATCCAGAAGATGAGCAGACTGCTGCGGCCACTGCCGCTCCTCCTCCTGAACCTTCtaatgaacaacaacaacaacctgaTGTCAATGGTGAAGCTCTGGTTTTGCCTGATCAGCCACCAATTCCAGAACCTCAAGAGTCGTGA
- the LOC104750456 gene encoding cyclin-dependent kinase D-2-like, translated as MSKSGENQPVDRYLRRQVLGEGTYGVVYKATDTKTGKTVAVKKIRLGNQKEGVNFTALREVKLLKELNHPHIVELIDAFPHNGSLHLVFEYMQTDLEAVIRDRNIFLSPGDIKSYMLMTLKGLAYCHKKWVLHRDMKPNNLLIGENGLLKLADFGLARLFGSPDRRFTHQVFATWYRAPELLFGSRQYGAGVDVWAVGCIFAELLLRRPFLPGSTEIDQLGKIFQAFGTPVPSQWSDMIYLPDYMDFSYTPAPPLRTIFPMASDDALDLLAKMFIYDPRQRITIQQALDHRYFSSSPSPTEPGKLQIPASKGDALEPKASEQNQHGSSPAVLSPPGKMRRVMGPEGYT; from the exons ATGTCAAAATCCGGCGAAAACCAACCAGTAGATCGGTACCTTCGCCGGCAAGTACTCGGAGAAGGAACATATGGTGTCGTTTACAAAGCCACAGACACAAAG ACTGGGAAAACTGTAGCAGTGAAGAAGATTAGGTTAGGAAACCAAAAGGAAGGAGTAAATTTCACAGCTTTGAGAGAGGTTAAGCTATTAAAAGAGCTGAATCATCCACACATCGTTGAGCTCATTGATGCTTTCCCTCACAATGGAAGCTTGCATCTTGTTTTTGAGTATATGCAAACGGATTTGGAAGCTGTGATTCGTGACCGTAACATCTTCTTATCTCCTGGTGATATCAAGTCTTATATGTTGATGACTTTGAAGGGTTTAGCTTATTGTCATAAGAAATGGGTTCTTCACAG GGATATGAAGCCTAATAATTTGCTGATTGGAGAGAATGGGTTATTGAAGTTAGCTGATTTTGGTTTGGCTAGGTTGTTTGGGAGTCCGGATCGGAGGTTTACTCATCAG GTATTTGCTACATGGTACAGAGCGCCTGAGTTACTATTTGGGAGTCGACAGTATGGAGCAGGAGTTGATGTTTGGGCTGTAGGCTGTATCTTTGCTGAGCTATTACTTCGCAGACCATTTTTACCG GGTTCTACTGAGATTGATCAACTCGGAAAGATCTTTCAAGCTTTTGGAACTCCAGTACCTTCCCAATGGTCTGATATGATCTATCTCCCAGACTACATGGATTTCTCCTATACACCCGCTCCACCATTACGTACCATTTTCCCAATGGCAAGCGATGATGCTTTGGATCTTCTAGCAAAAATGTTCATCTACGATCCACGACAAAGGATCACCATACAACAAGCTTTGGATCACAG GTACTTCTCGTCTTCCCCATCACCAACTGAGCCAGGGAAGCTTCAGATTCCAGCTTCAAAAGGAGACGCCCTCGAACCAAAAGCCTCTGAGCAAAACCAACATGGAAGCAGCCCGGCCGTTCTGTCACCTCCTGGAAAAATGAGGAGAGTGATGGGTCCTGAAGGATACACTTGA